GGGAATCCCAAGCGAGACTTTGAGTGTGTGCTCACCAACAGCAACGTCTGTCAGCACAATGAACCAGAACATCTGCGGATGTATGACCGGAAACTGTCTGCCTCGGATATTTGAGAAAATGCCTAAAAGGTAATACTTGCCTGAACCGTTGTCCAAATGAACACCATCGCAGGTGACAAAGCTTAATAATAGCGGTTTTGAATTCATGAATAGGTCAAAAACCTATCCATAGAGCGGAGATTCTTTCGTTTAGCAATGGTCTTTTCTCTAGTAAACTGACGTTAAGAATTTTGCATAGCCACGAAAAGGCACAAAAATTCACGAAAAGCCTGTGTTGCGAAATTGAGTTAATCCAAATAAATAATCTCAGGCCAAGCCGCAAAGAAGATAAACGAAGTAAATGCCTGGCAACTTTGCGTCTTGATCGAGGTAGGCGTGAAGAATGTTTCATACTTACGTT
The Rubellicoccus peritrichatus DNA segment above includes these coding regions:
- a CDS encoding DUF6941 family protein, with protein sequence MNSKPLLLSFVTCDGVHLDNGSGKYYLLGIFSNIRGRQFPVIHPQMFWFIVLTDVAVGEHTLKVSLGIPGEEPVMHIERPFESKSPLHRIHLINEIKNLKFEKAGDYGAVVEVDDEPILVTSFGVTQ